A single window of Nicotiana tomentosiformis chromosome 1, ASM39032v3, whole genome shotgun sequence DNA harbors:
- the LOC104096417 gene encoding histone-lysine N-methyltransferase ATXR7 isoform X6, whose translation MVSSIICHVGPSEAETNHTPFYSRKRLKPSDSQGSIEDENPADVLSTMEFTIGCLKNLGSPLCVEMSCQSNGEIENVSSPRDVGGSSVGDKISIVYPQPPLATGWMYVNQQGQMCGPYIKEQLYEGLSTGFLPEELLVYPILNGTISNAVPLKYFNQFPDHVATGFAYLTVSSGPMNKFSGVAKDLGGNGVELPTTSPYSDSEAKHGTHSLNQHISTTGFVGTVAPSMSMVLSLFCSEDYEESCWLFEDHDGRKHGPHSLVELYSWYHYGYILDSVTIHHADSKFRPFTLKSLISSWTTATPGALMSNSNGHETAFLPDFVSEISHEVCSQLHMVIMKAARRTLLDEIVSHAISECISKKKDRKKVTNQSVKMSSPSTRMSAGFSGSKALVAPESSTKAPNLLDQKSPTAEISLQSSGSSKSVGSFENFCDSYTVVCRTLFDSSMQSIWNAVFCDHVSEFASAWRKKKRWSPPCPMVESKILAKSYTNCTTKLSTEVLQVEEESFGCDLYLPPGFEEKIVTVDLPSVFSSKDCTTKLSTEVLQVDQESFGCDIDLPPGFETKNVTVNLPSVSSSKDCTAKLSTESLQVEQESFDFDLDSPPGFGTKKVTVELSSVSSSFNDEKGLSKSSHAMDSAANDRMQLILESVLEELHLSAKMSLEEYFTSLLHEEVTGKVSLEDGMIIKVAEDSNICLGVASENDSSDAISVSKNLSCIDIQNTSPLEKSLHQNSIDTYMIPSSYCLSSAFQKSACLDNATIDEMTDELQPPQCEAVPVQTSKVRLARSDDHILRIVWYAILSNCRQKLHEKALGELKFFLLDDVRKFLTTWCSAKRRGKPEDSEVTRSKAYNEKRDNSPVALSKSVDDFPKAPTVAGKYTYYRKKKLVKRMSGSSLQPLPDRDVGFQKRSSSKSRKQDLLGEATESTKGVNAASSVKEIGLKECRGELFTNASSVTPPSSLINCNTISEKVASVSRAGRSNATRKKLKSTFVAEDSGDIGKVDGDVGFKKRSSNKSRKQNLLGEATESTKGDNATSSVKKIGLKDCHRELFTNASLVVPPSVVINCNTISEKVASFSKVGRSNASCKKLKVTFDSEGSSDNGKVAEVVNSELGTLEMEPSACLKKTPQLAKLPKLNKRKLENNMSASRSRKIQRVSSGAGSQAATKEVVVEKKQKGKSRTAKHCPQSDGCARSSINGWEWHKWSLRATPTERVRVRGITIDHIQSVSSDANGSQVLNAKGISARTNRVKLRNLLAAADGADLLKATQLKARKKRLRFQRSKIHDWGLLALEPIEAEDFVIEYVGELIRRRVSDIREHYYEKIGIGSSYLFRLDDDYVVDATKRGGIARFINHSCEPNCYTKVISVEGQKKIFIYAKRHIAAGEEITYNYKFPLEEKKIPCNCGSKRCRGSMN comes from the exons ATGGTGTCTTCGATCATATGCCACGTGGGACCCAGTGAAGCAGAGACGAATCATACCCCATTCTACTCTCGAAAGAGATTAAAGCCTTCGGATTCACAGGGTTCTATTGAGGATGAAAATCCCGCTGATGTACTGTCTACAATGGAGTTCACTATTGG TTGCTTGAAAAATCTTGGTTCACCATTATGTGTGGAAATGAGTTGCCAGTCTAATGGGGAGATTGAGAATGTTTCATCGCCTCGTGATGTCGGTGGCAGTTCAGTGGGTGACAAGATCAGTATAGTGTACCCTCAACCTCCACTTGCAACCGGATGGATGTATGTCAATCAACAGGGTCAAATGTGTGGTCCTTACATTAAAGAACAATTATATGAGGGTCTATCTACTGGTTTCTTGCCTGAAGAACTTCTGGTTTATCCCATCTTAAACGGGACTATTTCAAATGCAGTGCCCTTAAagtatttcaatcaatttcctgACCATGTTGCAACTGGCTTTGCTTATTTAACTGTTTCGTCCGGACCGATGAATAAGTTCTCCGGAGTTGCCAAAGACTTAGGAGGAAATGGGGTGGAGTTGCCAACAACTTCCCCTTACTCTGACTCAGAGGCTAAACATGGAACTCATTCCTTGAACCAGCATATCTCGACCACTGGTTTTGTGGGAACAGTTGCTCCCTCTATGTCTATGGTACTTTCTCTTTTTTGTTCTGAG GACTACGAGGAATCGTGTTGGCTGTTTGAGGATCATGATGGGAGGAAACATGGGCCGCACTCTCTTGTAGAGCTTTATTCATGGTATCATTATGGTTACATTCTGGATTCAGTGACG ATACATCATGCTGATAGTAAGTTCAGACCCTTTACTCTGAAATCTTTAATAAGTAGTTGGACTACGGCTACCCCTGGAGCTCTTATGTCTAATTCCAATGGGCATGAGACTGCCTTTCTACCAGATTTTGTATCTGAGATTTCTCATGAAGTATGCTCACAGCTTCATATGGTGATCATGAAAGCAGCTCGTAGGACTCTGCTTGATGAGATTGTTAGTCATGCAATTTCAGAGTGCATCTCTAAAAAGAAAGATCGCAAGAAAGTCACTAATCAGTCTGTCAAAATGTCCTCCCCTAGTACCAGAATG TCTGCAGGTTTTAGTGGCAGTAAGGCCTTAGTTGCTCCTGAGAGCAGTACAAAAGCTCCTAATCTTCTTGACCAGAAATCTCCTACTGCTGAAATTTCTTTGCAGTCTTCAGGAAGTTCAAAATCTGTCGGAAGCTTTGAGAACTTTTGTGATTCTTATACAGTTGTTTGCAGAACGTTATTTGACTCTTCCATGCAAAGCATCTGGAATGCAGTCTTCTGTGACCATGTCTCAGAGTTTGCATCTGCGTGGAGGAAGAAAAAGCGATGGTCTCCTCCTTGTCCTATGGTTGAATCAAAAATTCTAGCAAAGTCGTACACCAATTGCACCACAAAGCTCTCTACTGAAGTT TTGCAAGTGGAGGAAGAATCTTTTGGCTGTGATCTTTATTTACCTCCAGGGTTTGAGGAGAAGATTGTGACAGTGGATTTGCCTTCAGTGTTTTCATCAAAAGATTGCACCACAAAGCTCTCCACTGAAGTC TTGCAAGTGGATCAAGAATCTTTCGGCTGTGATATTGATCTCCCTCCAgggtttgagacaaagaatgtGACAGTGAATTTGCCTTCAGTTTCGTCATCAAAAGATTGCACCGCAAAGCTCTCTACTGAAAGC TTGCAAGTGGAGCAAGAATCTTTCGACTTTGATCTTGATTCCCCCCCAGGGTTTGGGACAAAGAAAGTGACAGTGGAGTTGTCTTCAGTTTCTTCATCTTTTAATGATGAAAAGGGGTTGTCCAAATCCAGTCATGCTATGGACTCTGCAGCTAATGACCGTATGCAACTTATCCTTGAGAGTGTATTGGAAGAACTCCACCTGTCTGCTAAGATGTCATTGGAAGAATACTTTACCAGCCTTTTGCATGAAGAGGTGACGGGAAAAGTTTCCCTTGAAGATGGCATGATAATCAAG GTTGCTGAGGACTCGAATATCTGTCTTGGTGTTGCAAGTGAAAATGATTCTTCTGATGCCATTTCGGTTTCAAAAAACTTATCATGTATAGATATTCAGAACACTTCACCGCTCGAAAAATCATTGCACCAGAACTCTATTGATACATACATGATTCCTTCATCTTATTGTCTTTCAAGTGCATTTCAGAAGTCTGCTTGTTTAGACAATGCCACCATAGATGAAATGACTGACGAGCTGCAACCACCTCAATGTGAAGCTGTTCCTGTGCAAACTTCTAAAGTTCGGCTTGCTAGGTCTGATGATCATATTCTGAGGATAGTATGGTATGCTATCCTGTCAAATTGCCGGCAGAAGTTACACGAGAAAGCACTGGGAGAGTTGAAATTTTTTCTTCTTGACGACGTTAGAAAATTTTTGACGACTTGGTGTTCTGCGAAGAGACGTGGTAAACCAGAGGATTCTGAG GTTACAAGAAGCAAAGCATATAACGAGAAACGTGATAACTCTCCAGTTGCATTGAGCAAAAGCGTGGATGATTTTCCTAAGGCACCTACAGTAGCAGGGAAATACACATACTACCGGAAGAAAAAGTTGGTCAAAAGAATGTCAGGTTCTTCACTGCAGCCTCTCCCTGATAGAGACGTTGGCTTTCAAAAGAGATCTTCTTCCAAGTCAAGGAAACAAGATCTCTTGGGGGAGGCAACAGAGAGCACTAAAGGTGTCAATGCAGCTTCAAGTGTTAAGGAAATTGGGCTGAAAGAATGTCGCGGAGAGTTGTTCACTAATGCTTCTTCAGTTACTCCTCCATCATCGCTTATTAATTGCAACACCATCTCAGAGAAGGTTGCCTCTGTCTCCCGAG CGGGGAGAAGTAATGCAACCCGCAAGAAACTGAAGTCTACTTTTGTTGCTGAGGATTCCGGTGATATTGGGAAAGTTGATGGAGACGTTGGCTTCAAAAAGAGATCTTCTAACAAGTCAAGGAAACAAAATCTCTTGGGGGAGGCAACTGAGAGCACTAAAGGTGACAATGCAACTTCAAGTGTGAAGAAAATTGGGCTGAAAGATTGTCACAGAGAGTTGTTCACTAATGCTTCTTTAGTTGTTCCTCCATCAGTGGTTATTAATTGTAACACTATCTCAGAGAAAGTTGCATCTTTCTCCAAAG TGGGGAGAAGTAATGCAAGCTGCAAAAAACTCAAGGTTACTTTTGACTCTGAGGGCTCCAGTGACAATGGAAAGGTAGCTGAGGTTGTGAACAGCGAATTGGGCACACTTGAAATGGAACCTTCTGCTTGTTTGAAAAAGACTCCTCAAT TGGCCAAATTACCGAAGTTGAATAAGAGAAAACTCGAGAATAATATGTCAGCATCTCGTTCAAGAAAAATTCAGAGAGTATCAAGTGGTGCTGGCAGCCAAGCAGCAACGAAGGAGGTTGTTGTAGAGAAGAAACAGAAGGGTAAATCCCGGACAGCAAAGCATTGTCCACAATCAGATGGCTGTGCTCGATCTTCCATCAATGGTTGGGAATGGCATAAATGGTCGTTGAGGGCAACTCCTACTGAAAGGGTTCGTGTTAGGGGAATTACTATTGATCATATTCAATCTGTCAGTTCAGATGCTAATGGTTCTCAAGTGTTGAATGCTAAGGGAATTTCTGCAAGAACAAACAGGGTTAAGTTGCGCAACCTCCTTGCTGCTGCCGATGGTGCAGATCTCTTGAAAGCTACTCAGTTGAAG GCGAGGAAGAAGCGCCTACGCTTCCAACGAAGTAAGATACATGACTGGGGTCTTCTTGCCCTTGAGCCGATTGAGGCTGAAGACTTTGTCATTGAATATGTTGGGGAGCTTATACGTCGGCGT GTATCCGACATACGAGAGCACTATTATGAGAAGATTGGAATTGGGAGCAGTTACCTTTTCAGACTGGACGATGATTATGTG GTTGATGCAACAAAACGTGGTGGTATAGCCAGATTCATAAACCATTCTTGTGAG CCGAATTGCTATACAAAAGTTATAAGTGTTGAGGGTCAGAAAAAGATCTTCATATATGCTAAGCGGCATATTGCAGCTGGTGAAGAGATTACTTACAATTACAAATTTCCTTTGGAGGAAAAGAAGATCCCCTGCAACTGTGGTTCCAAGAG GTGTCGTGGCTCAATGAATTGA
- the LOC104096417 gene encoding histone-lysine N-methyltransferase ATXR7 isoform X4 produces the protein MVSSIICHVGPSEAETNHTPFYSRKRLKPSDSQGSIEDENPADVLSTMEFTIGCLKNLGSPLCVEMSCQSNGEIENVSSPRDVGGSSVGDKISIVYPQPPLATGWMYVNQQGQMCGPYIKEQLYEGLSTGFLPEELLVYPILNGTISNAVPLKYFNQFPDHVATGFAYLTVSSGPMNKFSGVAKDLGGNGVELPTTSPYSDSEAKHGTHSLNQHISTTGFVGTVAPSMSMVLSLFCSEDYEESCWLFEDHDGRKHGPHSLVELYSWYHYGYILDSVTIHHADSKFRPFTLKSLISSWTTATPGALMSNSNGHETAFLPDFVSEISHEVCSQLHMVIMKAARRTLLDEIVSHAISECISKKKDRKKVTNQSVKMSSPSTRMSAGFSGSKALVAPESSTKAPNLLDQKSPTAEISLQSSGSSKSVGSFENFCDSYTVVCRTLFDSSMQSIWNAVFCDHVSEFASAWRKKKRWSPPCPMVESKILAKSYTNCTTKLSTEVLQVEEESFGCDLYLPPGFEEKIVTVDLPSVFSSKDCTTKLSTEVLQVDQESFGCDIDLPPGFETKNVTVNLPSVSSSKDCTAKLSTESLQVEQESFDFDLDSPPGFGTKKVTVELSSVSSSFNDEKGLSKSSHAMDSAANDRMQLILESVLEELHLSAKMSLEEYFTSLLHEEVTGKVSLEDGMIIKVAEDSNICLGVASENDSSDAISVSKNLSCIDIQNTSPLEKSLHQNSIDTYMIPSSYCLSSAFQKSACLDNATIDEMTDELQPPQCEAVPVQTSKVRLARSDDHILRIVWYAILSNCRQKLHEKALGELKFFLLDDVRKFLTTWCSAKRRGKPEDSEVTRSKAYNEKRDNSPVALSKSVDDFPKAPTVAGKYTYYRKKKLVKRMSGSSLQPLPDRDVGFQKRSSSKSRKQDLLGEATESTKGVNAASSVKEIGLKECRGELFTNASSVTPPSSLINCNTISEKVASVSRAERSNASRNKLKATFVVEDSSNNGKVDGDVGFKKRSSNKSRKRDLLGEATERSKGDNAASSVKEIRLKECRRELFTDASLVVPPSLVINCNTISEKVASVSRAGRSNATRKKLKSTFVAEDSGDIGKVDGDVGFKKRSSNKSRKQNLLGEATESTKGDNATSSVKKIGLKDCHRELFTNASLVVPPSVVINCNTISEKVASFSKVGRSNASCKKLKVTFDSEGSSDNGKVAEVVNSELGTLEMEPSACLKKTPQLAKLPKLNKRKLENNMSASRSRKIQRVSSGAGSQAATKEVVVEKKQKGKSRTAKHCPQSDGCARSSINGWEWHKWSLRATPTERVRVRGITIDHIQSVSSDANGSQVLNAKGISARTNRVKLRNLLAAADGADLLKATQLKARKKRLRFQRSKIHDWGLLALEPIEAEDFVIEYVGELIRRRVSDIREHYYEKIGIGSSYLFRLDDDYVGL, from the exons ATGGTGTCTTCGATCATATGCCACGTGGGACCCAGTGAAGCAGAGACGAATCATACCCCATTCTACTCTCGAAAGAGATTAAAGCCTTCGGATTCACAGGGTTCTATTGAGGATGAAAATCCCGCTGATGTACTGTCTACAATGGAGTTCACTATTGG TTGCTTGAAAAATCTTGGTTCACCATTATGTGTGGAAATGAGTTGCCAGTCTAATGGGGAGATTGAGAATGTTTCATCGCCTCGTGATGTCGGTGGCAGTTCAGTGGGTGACAAGATCAGTATAGTGTACCCTCAACCTCCACTTGCAACCGGATGGATGTATGTCAATCAACAGGGTCAAATGTGTGGTCCTTACATTAAAGAACAATTATATGAGGGTCTATCTACTGGTTTCTTGCCTGAAGAACTTCTGGTTTATCCCATCTTAAACGGGACTATTTCAAATGCAGTGCCCTTAAagtatttcaatcaatttcctgACCATGTTGCAACTGGCTTTGCTTATTTAACTGTTTCGTCCGGACCGATGAATAAGTTCTCCGGAGTTGCCAAAGACTTAGGAGGAAATGGGGTGGAGTTGCCAACAACTTCCCCTTACTCTGACTCAGAGGCTAAACATGGAACTCATTCCTTGAACCAGCATATCTCGACCACTGGTTTTGTGGGAACAGTTGCTCCCTCTATGTCTATGGTACTTTCTCTTTTTTGTTCTGAG GACTACGAGGAATCGTGTTGGCTGTTTGAGGATCATGATGGGAGGAAACATGGGCCGCACTCTCTTGTAGAGCTTTATTCATGGTATCATTATGGTTACATTCTGGATTCAGTGACG ATACATCATGCTGATAGTAAGTTCAGACCCTTTACTCTGAAATCTTTAATAAGTAGTTGGACTACGGCTACCCCTGGAGCTCTTATGTCTAATTCCAATGGGCATGAGACTGCCTTTCTACCAGATTTTGTATCTGAGATTTCTCATGAAGTATGCTCACAGCTTCATATGGTGATCATGAAAGCAGCTCGTAGGACTCTGCTTGATGAGATTGTTAGTCATGCAATTTCAGAGTGCATCTCTAAAAAGAAAGATCGCAAGAAAGTCACTAATCAGTCTGTCAAAATGTCCTCCCCTAGTACCAGAATG TCTGCAGGTTTTAGTGGCAGTAAGGCCTTAGTTGCTCCTGAGAGCAGTACAAAAGCTCCTAATCTTCTTGACCAGAAATCTCCTACTGCTGAAATTTCTTTGCAGTCTTCAGGAAGTTCAAAATCTGTCGGAAGCTTTGAGAACTTTTGTGATTCTTATACAGTTGTTTGCAGAACGTTATTTGACTCTTCCATGCAAAGCATCTGGAATGCAGTCTTCTGTGACCATGTCTCAGAGTTTGCATCTGCGTGGAGGAAGAAAAAGCGATGGTCTCCTCCTTGTCCTATGGTTGAATCAAAAATTCTAGCAAAGTCGTACACCAATTGCACCACAAAGCTCTCTACTGAAGTT TTGCAAGTGGAGGAAGAATCTTTTGGCTGTGATCTTTATTTACCTCCAGGGTTTGAGGAGAAGATTGTGACAGTGGATTTGCCTTCAGTGTTTTCATCAAAAGATTGCACCACAAAGCTCTCCACTGAAGTC TTGCAAGTGGATCAAGAATCTTTCGGCTGTGATATTGATCTCCCTCCAgggtttgagacaaagaatgtGACAGTGAATTTGCCTTCAGTTTCGTCATCAAAAGATTGCACCGCAAAGCTCTCTACTGAAAGC TTGCAAGTGGAGCAAGAATCTTTCGACTTTGATCTTGATTCCCCCCCAGGGTTTGGGACAAAGAAAGTGACAGTGGAGTTGTCTTCAGTTTCTTCATCTTTTAATGATGAAAAGGGGTTGTCCAAATCCAGTCATGCTATGGACTCTGCAGCTAATGACCGTATGCAACTTATCCTTGAGAGTGTATTGGAAGAACTCCACCTGTCTGCTAAGATGTCATTGGAAGAATACTTTACCAGCCTTTTGCATGAAGAGGTGACGGGAAAAGTTTCCCTTGAAGATGGCATGATAATCAAG GTTGCTGAGGACTCGAATATCTGTCTTGGTGTTGCAAGTGAAAATGATTCTTCTGATGCCATTTCGGTTTCAAAAAACTTATCATGTATAGATATTCAGAACACTTCACCGCTCGAAAAATCATTGCACCAGAACTCTATTGATACATACATGATTCCTTCATCTTATTGTCTTTCAAGTGCATTTCAGAAGTCTGCTTGTTTAGACAATGCCACCATAGATGAAATGACTGACGAGCTGCAACCACCTCAATGTGAAGCTGTTCCTGTGCAAACTTCTAAAGTTCGGCTTGCTAGGTCTGATGATCATATTCTGAGGATAGTATGGTATGCTATCCTGTCAAATTGCCGGCAGAAGTTACACGAGAAAGCACTGGGAGAGTTGAAATTTTTTCTTCTTGACGACGTTAGAAAATTTTTGACGACTTGGTGTTCTGCGAAGAGACGTGGTAAACCAGAGGATTCTGAG GTTACAAGAAGCAAAGCATATAACGAGAAACGTGATAACTCTCCAGTTGCATTGAGCAAAAGCGTGGATGATTTTCCTAAGGCACCTACAGTAGCAGGGAAATACACATACTACCGGAAGAAAAAGTTGGTCAAAAGAATGTCAGGTTCTTCACTGCAGCCTCTCCCTGATAGAGACGTTGGCTTTCAAAAGAGATCTTCTTCCAAGTCAAGGAAACAAGATCTCTTGGGGGAGGCAACAGAGAGCACTAAAGGTGTCAATGCAGCTTCAAGTGTTAAGGAAATTGGGCTGAAAGAATGTCGCGGAGAGTTGTTCACTAATGCTTCTTCAGTTACTCCTCCATCATCGCTTATTAATTGCAACACCATCTCAGAGAAGGTTGCCTCTGTCTCCCGAG cAGAGAGAAGTAATGCAAGCCGCAATAAACTGAAGGCTACTTTTGTCGTTGAGGACTCCAGTAATAATGGAAAGGTTGATGGAGACGTTGGCTTCAAAAAGAGATCTTCTAACAAGTCAAGGAAACGAGATCTCTTGGGGGAGGCAACAGAGAGATCTAAAGGTGACAATGCAGCTTCAAGTGTTAAGGAAATTCGGCTGAAAGAATGTCGCAGAGAGTTGTTCACTGATGCTTCTTTAGTTGTTCCTCCATCACTAGTTATTAATTGTAACACCATCTCAGAGAAGGTTGCATCTGTCTCCCGAG CGGGGAGAAGTAATGCAACCCGCAAGAAACTGAAGTCTACTTTTGTTGCTGAGGATTCCGGTGATATTGGGAAAGTTGATGGAGACGTTGGCTTCAAAAAGAGATCTTCTAACAAGTCAAGGAAACAAAATCTCTTGGGGGAGGCAACTGAGAGCACTAAAGGTGACAATGCAACTTCAAGTGTGAAGAAAATTGGGCTGAAAGATTGTCACAGAGAGTTGTTCACTAATGCTTCTTTAGTTGTTCCTCCATCAGTGGTTATTAATTGTAACACTATCTCAGAGAAAGTTGCATCTTTCTCCAAAG TGGGGAGAAGTAATGCAAGCTGCAAAAAACTCAAGGTTACTTTTGACTCTGAGGGCTCCAGTGACAATGGAAAGGTAGCTGAGGTTGTGAACAGCGAATTGGGCACACTTGAAATGGAACCTTCTGCTTGTTTGAAAAAGACTCCTCAAT TGGCCAAATTACCGAAGTTGAATAAGAGAAAACTCGAGAATAATATGTCAGCATCTCGTTCAAGAAAAATTCAGAGAGTATCAAGTGGTGCTGGCAGCCAAGCAGCAACGAAGGAGGTTGTTGTAGAGAAGAAACAGAAGGGTAAATCCCGGACAGCAAAGCATTGTCCACAATCAGATGGCTGTGCTCGATCTTCCATCAATGGTTGGGAATGGCATAAATGGTCGTTGAGGGCAACTCCTACTGAAAGGGTTCGTGTTAGGGGAATTACTATTGATCATATTCAATCTGTCAGTTCAGATGCTAATGGTTCTCAAGTGTTGAATGCTAAGGGAATTTCTGCAAGAACAAACAGGGTTAAGTTGCGCAACCTCCTTGCTGCTGCCGATGGTGCAGATCTCTTGAAAGCTACTCAGTTGAAG GCGAGGAAGAAGCGCCTACGCTTCCAACGAAGTAAGATACATGACTGGGGTCTTCTTGCCCTTGAGCCGATTGAGGCTGAAGACTTTGTCATTGAATATGTTGGGGAGCTTATACGTCGGCGT GTATCCGACATACGAGAGCACTATTATGAGAAGATTGGAATTGGGAGCAGTTACCTTTTCAGACTGGACGATGATTATGTG GGGCTATAG